GTGGCTGAACTGGTGAAATTGCTTCACGAGGAAGCCAAAGTGATCTGATCACGGTAGCAGGGTATCTATTGTTTCATTTCTAATTAACGTATTCATGTCTATATTAATATTTGCCGATCAGGCACACGGAAAGATCAAAAAAGCAGCACTGGAAGCAGTACAATACGGATCAAAAGTAGCCGCCCAATTGGGCACCACTGCTACGGCGCTGGTACTGGGCCCGGCAGACAACGCGGAACTGGCGGCGCTGGGCAACTATGGCGCCACCAAAGTACTGCATGTGGCAGATGCACGCCTGCAGGAAGTGGAAAGCACCGTATACACGAAGATCATTGTGGAAGCTGCTGACAAAGAAAATGCTGCCGTGATTGTTTTCCCGCATAATTTCGACGGCAAGGCAGTGGCGCCACGTGTGGCAGCCCGCCTGAAAGCCGGTCTGGTAGCTGGCGCCGTGTCTTATCCGGACACCGCGAACGGTTTTGTGGTGAAAAAGAACGTATTCTCCGGCAAGGCTTTCGCCAATATCAACATTACATCAGAACGTAAAGTGATTACGCTCACACCCAATACCTTCCCCGCTGTAGCCGGTTCCGGCACCGCTACGGTAGAGGCTTTCGCAGCTGCTATCAATGATGCGGACTTCAAAGTGAAAGTGGTGAAGACAGAAACGGTGAGCGGCGATATTCCGTTGACTGAAGCTGAAATCATTGTCAGCGGCGGCCGTGGCCTGAAAGGCCCTGAAAACTGGGGCATCCTGGAAGACCTCGCCAAAGCGCTGGGCGCGGCAACCGCCAGTTCCCGCCCGGTAGCGGATGCAGGCTGGCGCCCGCACCACGAGCACGTTGGTCAGACCGGTTTAACCGTAAGGCCCAACCTGTATGTGGCCATCGGTATCTCCGGCGCTATCCAGCACCTTGCCGGGGTAAACGGCAGCAAAGTCATCGTGGTGATCAATAAAGATCCGGAAGCTCCTTTCTTCAAAGCTGCGGATTATGGCATAGTTGGTGATGCATTTGAAGTGGTACCGAAACTGACAGCCGCGGTGAAAGAATTCAAAGGCCAATAAAAGGCACTTACAAGGAATTACGAATGGGTCAGTTACCATTCATGAGGTTATCTCTCATTCGTAATTCCGTAATTCGTAACCCGTAATTGATTAAGATTTTTTTTAGATAAGGAATATTTTTCTAACTTCACGGTCTTACAAAATATTCAGCGACAACGCAAGACAGATATGAGAAAAATAGAACTGGAAATAGTTGCTTTATCGCACAGCATTACGCAGACTCATTCATATGCCGTGGTATTGGGAGAGGTAAACGGATTACGCCGTTTGCCGATCGTGATAGGAGGCTTTGAGGCACAAGCAATAGCCGTAGCGTTAGAAAAAATGCAACCCAGCCGCCCCCTCACACATGACCTGATGAAAAATTTCATGAACGCCTTTAACATAGAGCTTCATGAAGTGGTGATCAGCAATTTACAGGAGGGCATCTTTTACTCCAAACTTATCTGTTCCAGCAACGACGAAACCATTGAGATAGACTCCCGGACTTCTGATGCACTGGCATTGGCCGTTCGTTTCGGATGTCCGATCTACACGTTCGAAAATATCCTCAACAGCGCCGGAATACTGCTGGACGATCCTGCCGGCAAAAAGAGCGGCGCGAAACCGGTCACCCCTACCATCTCCGAACACGAGAGAGGCGCAGAAGACGATCTCAAAGCCATGAGCCTGGACGACCTCACACAGCTTCTCCAGGAAGTACTGGAACAGGAAGATTATATCCGCGCCATCGCCATCCGCGATGAAATAAACGCCAGAAAAAGCAAATAATATTTTTCAGAACGGACTGCTGCTGCCGGTGGGAATCCCCTGCCGCTGCGGTTTTGCCGTGCTAATACCACAAACATGATCGTTTTTCCCAACTGTAAGATAAACCTGGGCCTGCATATCACCGCCAAAAGAGCTGACGGCTTCCACGACCTGGAAACAGTCTTCTATCCCCTGCCGGTGACAGATGCGCTGGAAGTGATCACACCTGGCACACTGCAATTCACCAGCAGCGGCATTCCTGTTCCCGGCGATGCGGCAGACAACCTGTGCCTACGCGCGTTTCACTTGTTGCAGCGCGACTATCCACAGTTGCAACCGGTCAACATCCACCTGCACAAACATATTCCCATAGGCGCCGGTTTAGGCGGAGGCTCCGCTGATGCGGCCTTTATGCTGCAGTTGCTCAATAATAAATTCCAGCTGGGACTTACTTCCGGGCAATTGATAGACTATGCCGCCCAACTGGGCAGCGACTGTCCTTTCTTCATACTCAATCAGCCCTGTTACGCCACCGGCCGGGGTGAGATCATGGAGCCGCTGTCACTGGACCTTTCAGGCTATTCCTTTTTGCTGGTGCATCCGGGCATTCATGTCAATACCGGTTGGGCTTTCCGGCAGATCACGCCACAGGCGCCGGCGCGGGCATTAAAGGAAGTGATACAGTTACCGGTGACGGAGTGGAAACAAGCTGTCAGCAATGATTTTGAGGCGTCGGTGTTTGCAGCGCATCCTGAGCTGGCCGCCATTAAAGCAACCATGTACAGCGAGGGAGCGGTATATGCCACCATGAGTGGCAGCGGATCGGCCGTGGTAGGCCTGTTCCCTAAAAATAAAATAGCTGACATCCGTTGGGATGCCAGCTATCTGGTATTTAAAGTTAATTAGCGCTTACTTTACGGAAGCAACCAGTGCTTTAAAGGTTTCTGGTTCGTTCATAGCGAGGTCAGCGAGCACCTTTCTGTTCAGATCGATGTTCTTACCAGCTAATTTGTTCATGAACACAGAATAGGTCAAACCTTCTGCTCTTACCGCAGCGTTGATACGGGCGATCCACAGCTGACGATAGTTTCTTTTCTTTAATTTACGACCTACGTAGCTGTAAGTGAGTCCTTTCTCGAGGACGTTCTTCGCTACGGTGTAAACGTTTTTCCTTTTACCGTAGAAGCCTTTGGCTTGCTTTAAGATCCTTTTTCTCCGGGCTCTTGAAGCTACGGCGTTAACTGAACGAGGCATTGTCTTGTGTTTTTTCTCAGGTTATAAAATTCGATTGTTTGGACGGATACTAGCGGAGGCCGAGCATTCTCTTAACCAGGTTAAGATT
This window of the Chitinophaga varians genome carries:
- a CDS encoding electron transfer flavoprotein subunit alpha/FixB family protein, which codes for MSILIFADQAHGKIKKAALEAVQYGSKVAAQLGTTATALVLGPADNAELAALGNYGATKVLHVADARLQEVESTVYTKIIVEAADKENAAVIVFPHNFDGKAVAPRVAARLKAGLVAGAVSYPDTANGFVVKKNVFSGKAFANINITSERKVITLTPNTFPAVAGSGTATVEAFAAAINDADFKVKVVKTETVSGDIPLTEAEIIVSGGRGLKGPENWGILEDLAKALGAATASSRPVADAGWRPHHEHVGQTGLTVRPNLYVAIGISGAIQHLAGVNGSKVIVVINKDPEAPFFKAADYGIVGDAFEVVPKLTAAVKEFKGQ
- the ispE gene encoding 4-(cytidine 5'-diphospho)-2-C-methyl-D-erythritol kinase, encoding MIVFPNCKINLGLHITAKRADGFHDLETVFYPLPVTDALEVITPGTLQFTSSGIPVPGDAADNLCLRAFHLLQRDYPQLQPVNIHLHKHIPIGAGLGGGSADAAFMLQLLNNKFQLGLTSGQLIDYAAQLGSDCPFFILNQPCYATGRGEIMEPLSLDLSGYSFLLVHPGIHVNTGWAFRQITPQAPARALKEVIQLPVTEWKQAVSNDFEASVFAAHPELAAIKATMYSEGAVYATMSGSGSAVVGLFPKNKIADIRWDASYLVFKVN
- the rplT gene encoding 50S ribosomal protein L20, with translation MPRSVNAVASRARRKRILKQAKGFYGKRKNVYTVAKNVLEKGLTYSYVGRKLKKRNYRQLWIARINAAVRAEGLTYSVFMNKLAGKNIDLNRKVLADLAMNEPETFKALVASVK
- a CDS encoding bifunctional nuclease family protein; translated protein: MRKIELEIVALSHSITQTHSYAVVLGEVNGLRRLPIVIGGFEAQAIAVALEKMQPSRPLTHDLMKNFMNAFNIELHEVVISNLQEGIFYSKLICSSNDETIEIDSRTSDALALAVRFGCPIYTFENILNSAGILLDDPAGKKSGAKPVTPTISEHERGAEDDLKAMSLDDLTQLLQEVLEQEDYIRAIAIRDEINARKSK